TTCACACAAGTACTACTCAACCTTCTCTAATATCAACACTACTACTCATTTATTACTATTACTGTTGTTATTGCATTCTTTCAAAGCCATACAAATGGCTGCTTCAACTCTCTCCTACTTGCTTCTAATCCCTCTTCTGATGGTTGTTGCATATGCTGGTAACTTAGACCAAGAATTTGACATTACATGGGGCGATGGACGAGCCAAGATGCTCAACAATGGGGAGCTACTCACATTGTCACTTGACAAAGCCTCTGGTTCTGGGTTCCAATCCAAGAACGAGTATCTCTTTGGCAAGATTGACATGCAGCTCAAGCTTGTTCCTGGGAACTCTGCTGGCACTGTAACTGCCTATTATGTAAGTTATTGTCATTGTTGATATTATATAATGTTGTGCATGCATTGTGATTGAAGTTTTGATATATGTGAGTTACTATGTGTGCAGTTATCTTCAAAAGGAACAACTTGGGATGAGATAGACTATGAATTCCTTGGGAATTTGAGCGGAGATCCATACATTCTTCACACCAATGTTTTCAGCCAAGGCAAAGGAAACAGGGAACAACAATTCTATCTATGGTTTGATCCTACTGCTGATTTCCACACTTACTCCATCACTTGGAACCCCCAGAGGATTATGTAAGTCCTCATTATTATTAAATGCATAAGCTATGTGTATATACTAATTCTATTTATGGAGACTGACCAtatatttatttgtttcaatCTTGATTCAGATTCTCAGTGGATGGAACTCCAATCAGAGAGTTCAAGAACTCCGAGAGCATGGGTGTCCCCTTCCCAAAGAGCCAGCCAATGAGAATATATTCAAGTTTGTGGAATGCAGATGACTGGGCAACAAGAGGTGGACTAGTGAAGACAGATTGGACAAAAGCTCCATTCACAGCTTCATACAGGAACTTCAATGCTGATGCTTGCATATGGTCTAATGGGGCTTCATCTTGTGGTTCTGGTTCAGGTTCTTCCTCTACTAGCAGTTCATGGCTTTCACAAGAGTTGGACACTACGGCACAAGAGAGGCTAAGATGGGTGCAGAAGAACTATATGATATACAATTACTGCACAGATGCAGAGAGGTTTCCACAGGGTTTTCCTCAAGAATGCAGAACCTCTTAAAAACAGACAAAATGTAGTGCCATTCTAGCTACTCTAGTTTCGGATTCCACTATTATTTTATTGATGCAGCTATTGTAATTGTAATTTTCATTCTTTCATTCATTTTCAATTTTGTCATCGCTacgatattgattatgtattcTTTTATGtatgaaatatatatattctttttctGTGTTATATCTTGTgtcttttcacttttgtaatttcTCATGGCCGCGATAACAAAAATAAGGTACCGTGGAACAATCAAAGCAACTTTATAAGGTACCTTGCAATGTGATAAAAATATATTCGGTTCCACCATGGGCAATTATCATGGGGTAGATCCAGTATCAGACCAATAGCCAGAATAACTTGTAAGAACCTTCAATGTTTCTAATACAGCTAAGCATAATCAGCACTCAGCAGAACCGATGTATAGTTAAACAACTCAAATTTTatgcctaaaaactaattaaaaaaagaaagagcacCCTAGTAGACACATGACAAAATAACTCAATACAAGTAGGTAAGCTCATTTATACATTAATCAACTGAGTTGATAAATCTTAGTTAAAATACAAAGTGATCCATAAACATTCGACCCTAGAATCCCAAAGCCaatggaaagaaaataagaCGAGTAGAGCAACAACATCAAAATCAGACTGAAAGACAGAACAAATGGCAATCAAGGTTTTTCCTAAGCATCAACATACTGTACAGGACATTGTACTGTACAAGGTGCCGTCAAATAAAATACACATGCATTAATCAATATCTAGTTGGCACTGACGAAGACAACTAAATGTGCAAAATATCAGTGAGATCTTAAGGCTGCTGTTAAGCTTGCAATTCTTGTCAAACAACCTAATCATCTAACTCCTCTATCTGTGCCCGCTTCTCAGCTGCTATCTTCCGGATAAAGAAGCCCCACCTCATTGCTGCCTTGATCTTTAGCCATCCCACAACTGCTCTGCCTGGACGAGCGCGATCCTCATCAAAGTTTGGCATTGGCGTTTGCATAAATGATGGGAATGAGAAGCTATCGTCAGTATTCGTGGGGGCATGACCTCCCATGCTGAACAGGCGAAGCAAGTGCTGCATGTCCTCATTCTCTAGCATCTCGTGACTTCTTAAGCGGATTTCTTCCTCTGAAAAGAATTCATCAACACCCCTGTCCCTGTTGTGTGACCAGTCATCGAATGGATTTAGAGTAGATGGCTGGACAGAGGAGCTACCAGCGTGGAACCCTGATGATGATTGAGGAGGACCAAGAGCTAACCCAACCGTGCTATGATCGTTTCTCGTGTTCTGGCTTTGGTGCGCATTGTTCATTAATTGGTCACTAGACAGGTATAATGAACTGTCAAACTGGCTCCGGGAGTTGGAGTTTGCTATCAGCGGCTGGTTTGGGTATCTTGTTACCAAATTATCATTATAACCTGAAAGTGCATAAAGTTAGCATGTGCATACTCTAAGGGGAACAAAaagacacacacacacacacacacacacgaaTCAGAAAGTCATAACAAGAAATAATACTCAGGAGAGATGACAGCCCCAACCCAGAAGAAACCAGGTTAAATTGGAGGTTGAGGATGCTTACCTCCAACCAGCATCCCTGAATTCAATTGATGTTGAGATGGAACAGACACTGGAAGGGATTGTGATTGCAGCTGATGATCTAAACCAGTAGTGTAATTGATTGACTCCATCTGAAGTTCATTTTCAGGTGTATCCGGCCTATCATTTTGTGCAGCACCCACAAGTGTTTTCCCATCATACTCTACAACCTGCTCCCAATTCTCATATGCCTTCTTCACCAACGAATCCACATAAACCTGGACTTGCAAAGGTATTTTAAAGGTATCATAAGTTTAGCTGTGTTATGGTGGTATATGCATGAGGGAGGGAAAAACATATACAGAGCATTGTGAAAACAATTATATTATTTCCACCAACAGAAAGGCATTCCCAACTTTTAGAGAAAAACAATCATCTCAACAAACACATGAAAATGTTTAGTTGCAGCATATAATAATctcagaaagaaaaatagaacaCAGACTAACCTTCTGGCTATCAGTGAGAGAATCAGCCGGAAAGAATTGCTCTCCTGTTATAAGACCACGCAGCTCATAGATGTGGTTAAAAATAACACCAACATTTCTCGTATCTTCTGGGTAATAAACATAGAGCTTCCCACTTAGGACACAAGTCTTTGCATGCTCTAAGAGAGCTTCCCACATCTTGTTTGACATACCACTTCCAAGGATCTACATTTGAATGATATGAGAAACTGCCTGGAAACACCTAACTTCAAGATTAAGACACAAATCTAAACTTACATTCCGCAATTTCTGTTGATCTTTAACCACAAGACGAAGAAAGTCTTCAACAGTGAATATTCCAGCATTATTCAGCTTCTTGTGAAATGACCCATCCTTGCCTATCTTCTCCAGTCTCCATACATCATCAGTCAATGCCGGAGGATAATGCTTCTTATATACTGTAAAGACGACAAACTATTAAAATTTGAAGATGCTATCACGGTGTAGGAGCAAGCAGATCACTGATgctaaagaaaattaaaagatgcAAAATCATGTCCCTACATTCTCCTCTATGATCTTTGACTGTAAAAGCCTCTGTTTTAGCTTCACGGATGCGCAGAGACTCGGAAAAACCTTGCGCAACCTTCAACCCAAGCCTGAATTTCCGGCTCCTTATCCAGCTTGAATTATCTGTGAACGTCAGTTCCCCCAATGTCCCAACTCCTTCTTTGAGTGTCACTTGCAGCTCCCCAGTCAACAGGGGTCTCTTTCCTTCACGTTCCTTCACCACATGGCTTTCAAATTCCTCTTGAGTCCAACCTTCATCATCCTCATTATTAAAATCACCCTCAAGGACAACAACATCAAGTTTCATACAGGCTTCTGGACCAGATGTCACAACACTTCCAGTATTGGCATCAATAAGAACAACATGGATTGGAGCCCCCTGCTCGCCTTCCACTTTTCCTCCAGTGAATAGGGGAAGAGACAGCCGGGACCTAAAATGCAGCTGCAGGTTTCTGCCATCCGGACCTTCAATCATTTTTGGAGAAGACCTGGAAATTTTCACATATAAGAAAAAAGTACTAGATTCATCACTTTCATTTAGAAATCAGCCAATAACTCTTTTTTGGGGCAGGTCTGAGTATATAATCATATAAATAGCCACCATGACATGAAATTATTAAGTGTCATCCTATTGCTTCATCATATTGCAGTCCACCACCATAAGATAGTTTCCAAATAAAGAGAAAGGATCTCATCTTCAACGCCAAATAATTTGGTCTACTACAGAAAAAAAGGACTAAAAAGTAAGAATATAGAACTG
Above is a genomic segment from Arachis stenosperma cultivar V10309 chromosome 1, arast.V10309.gnm1.PFL2, whole genome shotgun sequence containing:
- the LOC130967910 gene encoding calmodulin-binding protein 60 B, with amino-acid sequence MQRAAGDAKSMGKRSLEGGEDDQPERKRPALASVIVEALKVDSLQKLCSSLEPILRRVVSEEVERALVKLGPARISGGRSSPKMIEGPDGRNLQLHFRSRLSLPLFTGGKVEGEQGAPIHVVLIDANTGSVVTSGPEACMKLDVVVLEGDFNNEDDEGWTQEEFESHVVKEREGKRPLLTGELQVTLKEGVGTLGELTFTDNSSWIRSRKFRLGLKVAQGFSESLRIREAKTEAFTVKDHRGELYKKHYPPALTDDVWRLEKIGKDGSFHKKLNNAGIFTVEDFLRLVVKDQQKLRNILGSGMSNKMWEALLEHAKTCVLSGKLYVYYPEDTRNVGVIFNHIYELRGLITGEQFFPADSLTDSQKVYVDSLVKKAYENWEQVVEYDGKTLVGAAQNDRPDTPENELQMESINYTTGLDHQLQSQSLPVSVPSQHQLNSGMLVGGYNDNLVTRYPNQPLIANSNSRSQFDSSLYLSSDQLMNNAHQSQNTRNDHSTVGLALGPPQSSSGFHAGSSSVQPSTLNPFDDWSHNRDRGVDEFFSEEEIRLRSHEMLENEDMQHLLRLFSMGGHAPTNTDDSFSFPSFMQTPMPNFDEDRARPGRAVVGWLKIKAAMRWGFFIRKIAAEKRAQIEELDD
- the LOC130967925 gene encoding xyloglucan endotransglucosylase/hydrolase protein 22-like; protein product: MAASTLSYLLLIPLLMVVAYAGNLDQEFDITWGDGRAKMLNNGELLTLSLDKASGSGFQSKNEYLFGKIDMQLKLVPGNSAGTVTAYYLSSKGTTWDEIDYEFLGNLSGDPYILHTNVFSQGKGNREQQFYLWFDPTADFHTYSITWNPQRIIFSVDGTPIREFKNSESMGVPFPKSQPMRIYSSLWNADDWATRGGLVKTDWTKAPFTASYRNFNADACIWSNGASSCGSGSGSSSTSSSWLSQELDTTAQERLRWVQKNYMIYNYCTDAERFPQGFPQECRTS